From the genome of Deltaproteobacteria bacterium, one region includes:
- a CDS encoding glucose 1-dehydrogenase, with protein sequence MDFSLNGKVVLITGASRGIGQAAAIGMAQAGADIAIASRKLPDLERVAEEVRRTGKKCLPVAAHVARIEEVNNLVTKVLEEFGRIDILVNNAATNPTMAPALDVDERGWDAIMNLNLKGLFFLSQAVARIMKEKGGGKIINVASIAGISPDLLPVYSISKAGVIMATKVMAQQWAPYNIRANCVAPGLTKTRFSEALWNNPAILNIAMSRTPMARVAEPEEMVGAIIFLASDASSYVTGQVIAVDGGTTI encoded by the coding sequence ATGGATTTTTCATTGAACGGAAAGGTTGTACTCATCACCGGTGCCAGTCGGGGAATCGGTCAGGCAGCAGCCATCGGGATGGCTCAGGCCGGGGCGGACATTGCCATTGCCAGCCGGAAACTTCCCGATCTGGAAAGGGTAGCGGAAGAGGTCAGAAGGACGGGTAAAAAATGCCTGCCAGTGGCGGCCCATGTTGCCCGGATAGAGGAAGTCAACAATCTGGTTACTAAGGTTCTGGAGGAGTTCGGAAGGATTGATATCCTGGTGAACAATGCCGCCACCAATCCCACAATGGCTCCGGCCCTGGACGTAGACGAGCGCGGCTGGGATGCAATCATGAACCTGAATCTAAAGGGTTTGTTTTTCCTGAGTCAGGCCGTGGCCAGGATTATGAAGGAAAAAGGCGGGGGTAAAATCATCAATGTGGCCTCCATCGCCGGGATCAGTCCTGATTTATTGCCGGTTTATTCGATCAGTAAAGCCGGGGTGATTATGGCCACCAAGGTGATGGCCCAACAATGGGCCCCTTACAATATCAGGGCCAACTGTGTCGCCCCCGGTTTGACCAAAACGCGTTTCAGCGAAGCCCTTTGGAACAACCCGGCCATCCTGAATATCGCTATGAGCAGGACCCCCATGGCCCGGGTAGCCGAACCCGAGGAGATGGTGGGAGCCATCATTTTCCTGGCCTCCGATGCCTCCAGCTATGTAACCGGCCAGGTGATTGCCGTGGATGGAGGGACGACCATATAG
- a CDS encoding ABC transporter substrate-binding protein, with protein MKKFTFGWNVLFTVGLVLMMCFSAWGAGTIKIGVIGPMNFMQGKGHWNGALMAADEINAKGGVQVGKEKIKIELVKSDSNEFLNVTDATNAMERLMTQDKVDFVVGGFRTEAVLAMQDIAMDYKKLFIGCGAAHPELCLRVAKNYDRYKYFFRGTPFNSGFLVRTCFLQMGYVGELLKNTLKIPKVKVALVAEKAIWVDPMIEAAKGVIPKMGMEVVGVWRPSATATDVTSELSAIQKSGANMIFTVFSASVGITFARQAGELKIPAVQVGINVEGQKDGFWEATKGMGNYILTMDTYVHGVEYNDLTKKFMDTYEKRFKETPTYTADTYAAIVYSLVPSIEAVGSLDANKIIAHMENREYVVPSGKIKYYKDAQGKQTHDLAWGPGYLTSLGVQWQDGKLVGVWPPPKWKMDANSPELNYKGIQPYKIPPWMHK; from the coding sequence ATGAAGAAGTTTACCTTTGGATGGAACGTTTTGTTTACCGTGGGTTTGGTCTTGATGATGTGCTTTTCGGCCTGGGGGGCCGGGACTATCAAGATCGGTGTAATCGGCCCGATGAATTTTATGCAGGGCAAGGGTCATTGGAACGGTGCCCTCATGGCCGCCGATGAGATCAATGCCAAAGGGGGCGTTCAGGTCGGCAAGGAAAAAATCAAAATAGAGCTGGTCAAGTCCGATTCCAATGAATTCTTAAATGTCACCGATGCCACCAACGCCATGGAGCGTTTAATGACCCAGGACAAAGTGGATTTTGTGGTCGGCGGTTTCCGGACCGAGGCCGTTTTGGCCATGCAGGACATCGCCATGGACTACAAAAAACTATTTATCGGCTGCGGGGCGGCCCATCCGGAGCTCTGCCTGCGGGTGGCCAAGAATTATGACCGCTACAAATATTTCTTCCGCGGCACCCCCTTTAATTCCGGTTTTCTGGTCAGGACCTGTTTTCTTCAAATGGGCTATGTCGGAGAACTTCTGAAAAATACTTTGAAAATCCCTAAGGTTAAAGTTGCCCTGGTGGCCGAGAAGGCTATCTGGGTCGATCCCATGATCGAAGCGGCCAAGGGAGTCATTCCCAAAATGGGCATGGAAGTAGTCGGTGTCTGGCGACCCTCGGCCACGGCGACCGATGTGACTTCCGAGCTTTCGGCCATTCAAAAGAGCGGCGCCAACATGATCTTTACGGTTTTTTCGGCCTCAGTCGGGATTACCTTTGCCCGACAGGCCGGGGAACTCAAGATTCCGGCCGTCCAGGTGGGGATCAATGTGGAAGGTCAAAAGGACGGTTTCTGGGAAGCCACCAAGGGCATGGGGAATTATATCCTGACCATGGATACCTATGTTCACGGGGTTGAATACAATGACCTGACTAAAAAATTTATGGATACCTATGAAAAACGGTTTAAGGAGACCCCGACCTACACGGCCGACACCTATGCCGCCATCGTCTATTCTTTGGTTCCCTCCATTGAGGCCGTAGGCAGTCTGGATGCCAATAAGATAATCGCCCACATGGAAAACCGGGAATATGTGGTCCCCAGCGGAAAAATAAAATACTATAAGGATGCCCAAGGTAAACAGACCCATGATTTGGCCTGGGGGCCGGGCTACCTGACCAGTCTGGGAGTCCAGTGGCAGGACGGCAAACTGGTTGGTGTTTGGCCTCCTCCCAAATGGAAGATGGACGCCAACTCCCCCGAGCTCAACTATAAGGGGATTCAACCTTATAAGATACCACCCTGGATGCATAAGTAG
- a CDS encoding PAS domain S-box protein: protein MGTEKQILIVDDNTTLREGLRSLLASHQGFQVVDEAGDGLEAIQSVDRFLPDLVIMDLSMPRMNGMEATREIKKKWPEIKILAFTVQDSEEYIMAMLKAGADGYILKDSTQDELIQSIENILAGNRVLSSDIEEALRESEERFRAVFESAAIGIEQHNLNGHFLQGNTKLAEIIGLTAQEIRQRSFKEITHPDDLEREEPLIEQLIRGERSSYTIEKRYIHKDGHPVWVRATSSLAKEVRTPYRISIIEDITERKKAENALKKSEEKYRELVENINDVIFELDENGRVTYISPTCESVMGSCPTLLIGKTITDFLFPEDRAAAGEGIRKVMNGQVHSIEVRIPHQSGEVRWVRISSRPIAKEERIIGLRGILTDLTERKRMEEERIIIDKLESTGILAGGIAHDFNNLLAVILGNLELARIFPQSVEMMIPYLEAAEKAAVAAQGLTRQFITFAKGGAPVKKRISLTDLLKEHVTFALRGSPAGCTFSIPSDIWQTEVDENQIGQVIRNMVLNGREAMPDGGMVSVAAKNETVDNRSGLPLSDGDYIKVSIGDQGSGIPGEVLPKIFDPYFSTRKRGDQKGMGLGLTICHSIIQKHGGTITVASRLSEGTTFHIYLPASREAEFMVPEGLHGMGRVLVMDDEEMVRKLIESILQALGYEVTLAEDGEKAIECYRQAKVLGYPFDAVILDLIVSGGIGGKDAIREFLKFDPQVKAIVSSGYSNDPVIMNYELYGFSGALTKPYRICDLHETLSKVIGKEVKD from the coding sequence ATGGGCACTGAGAAACAAATCCTTATCGTCGATGACAATACCACCCTCAGGGAAGGGTTACGGTCTCTTCTTGCCTCCCATCAGGGCTTTCAGGTCGTAGACGAAGCCGGAGACGGCCTGGAGGCGATTCAGTCCGTCGACAGGTTTCTTCCAGACCTCGTTATAATGGATCTTTCCATGCCCCGAATGAACGGGATGGAGGCCACTCGGGAAATCAAAAAAAAATGGCCTGAGATAAAGATACTGGCCTTCACCGTGCAAGATTCTGAAGAATATATTATGGCCATGCTAAAAGCCGGCGCCGATGGCTATATCCTGAAAGATTCCACCCAGGATGAACTGATTCAATCCATTGAAAATATTCTGGCCGGAAACCGGGTCTTGAGTTCAGACATCGAGGAGGCCTTGCGTGAGAGCGAGGAGCGGTTTCGGGCCGTTTTCGAATCAGCAGCCATCGGCATAGAGCAGCATAACCTGAATGGTCACTTCCTGCAGGGAAACACAAAACTCGCCGAAATTATCGGTCTGACTGCCCAGGAGATTCGTCAACGATCCTTTAAGGAGATTACCCATCCGGATGACCTGGAGCGTGAAGAACCCCTGATTGAGCAGTTGATTCGAGGCGAGCGGTCATCCTATACCATTGAAAAGAGATATATCCACAAAGACGGCCACCCGGTCTGGGTCCGGGCCACCTCTTCGTTGGCTAAAGAAGTCCGAACCCCTTACCGGATTTCCATCATTGAGGATATCACCGAGCGCAAGAAAGCTGAAAACGCCCTGAAGAAGTCCGAGGAAAAGTATCGTGAGCTGGTAGAAAATATCAATGATGTCATCTTTGAATTGGATGAGAATGGGAGGGTAACCTATATCAGCCCTACCTGTGAGTCTGTTATGGGATCTTGTCCGACTTTACTGATCGGCAAGACCATCACGGACTTCCTGTTTCCGGAAGACCGGGCGGCAGCCGGAGAGGGTATCCGGAAAGTTATGAATGGTCAGGTGCACTCCATTGAAGTTCGGATACCGCACCAATCCGGTGAAGTCCGTTGGGTAAGAATTTCAAGCCGGCCGATCGCCAAAGAAGAACGGATAATCGGACTCCGGGGGATACTGACCGACCTTACGGAACGTAAACGGATGGAGGAGGAGCGGATTATAATTGACAAGCTGGAATCCACTGGGATCCTGGCCGGAGGAATAGCCCATGATTTCAACAACCTTTTGGCCGTGATCCTTGGAAATCTTGAGCTGGCCAGGATATTTCCTCAGTCCGTTGAGATGATGATTCCATACCTCGAGGCAGCCGAAAAGGCGGCCGTCGCGGCCCAGGGTTTGACCCGGCAGTTTATCACCTTTGCCAAGGGGGGCGCACCGGTAAAAAAAAGGATCTCCCTGACCGATCTTCTCAAAGAGCACGTCACCTTTGCCTTGAGAGGGTCCCCGGCCGGTTGTACCTTCTCGATTCCGTCCGATATCTGGCAAACAGAGGTTGACGAGAATCAGATCGGACAAGTCATACGGAATATGGTTTTAAATGGCCGGGAGGCCATGCCGGATGGCGGAATGGTCTCGGTGGCCGCGAAAAATGAAACGGTTGACAACCGGTCAGGTCTGCCTTTATCCGATGGAGATTACATAAAGGTGAGCATCGGAGATCAGGGCAGCGGCATTCCCGGGGAGGTTCTTCCTAAGATCTTTGATCCCTATTTTTCGACCAGAAAACGGGGAGATCAGAAGGGGATGGGGCTTGGATTGACCATTTGTCATTCGATCATCCAGAAACATGGCGGGACGATCACCGTAGCTTCAAGGTTGAGTGAAGGAACGACCTTTCATATTTATCTTCCCGCTTCAAGGGAAGCGGAGTTTATGGTACCGGAGGGTCTTCATGGGATGGGCAGGGTCCTGGTGATGGACGATGAGGAGATGGTCCGTAAACTGATCGAGTCAATACTTCAGGCCCTGGGTTATGAGGTAACTCTTGCAGAAGACGGAGAAAAGGCCATTGAGTGCTATCGACAGGCGAAGGTCCTTGGTTATCCCTTTGATGCGGTGATTTTGGACTTGATCGTATCCGGGGGGATAGGGGGTAAAGATGCGATCCGGGAATTTCTGAAATTTGATCCCCAGGTGAAAGCGATTGTTTCAAGCGGCTACTCGAATGACCCGGTGATCATGAATTATGAACTGTATGGCTTTTCGGGTGCTCTGACAAAGCCTTATCGGATCTGCGACCTCCACGAAACCCTCTCCAAGGTCATAGGGAAGGAAGTCAAGGATTGA
- a CDS encoding TetR/AcrR family transcriptional regulator — MANQPKSKLRKEQILRAAEKVFARKGFQEATISDVAREAKVSEATIYEYFPSKEELLFSIPGETTRRSKESMTFLLQFLRGASNKLRAIIYHYLWFYETNPDYAAVAMLILKQNRKFLEVGAYEDVRELSRILLNIVKEGIDSGEFRADINLNLVRAIILGTVEHLVIRRVLLGKPESLVELSDSLTDLIIGGIKIRREEKVWNIQIRQEPEENTPPTELPSMKKRKPLGDPSHK; from the coding sequence ATGGCTAATCAACCCAAATCGAAACTCAGAAAAGAACAGATCCTTAGGGCCGCCGAGAAGGTGTTTGCCCGGAAAGGCTTCCAGGAGGCCACCATTTCGGATGTAGCCCGGGAGGCCAAGGTCTCGGAAGCCACTATTTATGAATATTTTCCCTCCAAGGAGGAACTCCTGTTCTCCATTCCCGGGGAAACGACGCGCCGGTCCAAAGAAAGCATGACCTTTCTCCTCCAATTTCTACGCGGGGCTTCCAACAAGTTAAGGGCCATTATCTATCACTATCTCTGGTTTTATGAAACGAACCCCGATTACGCCGCTGTAGCCATGCTGATCCTTAAACAGAACCGGAAATTCTTAGAGGTGGGGGCTTATGAAGACGTGAGGGAACTCTCCAGGATCCTCCTGAATATTGTCAAGGAAGGGATTGATTCGGGAGAATTCCGGGCTGATATCAACCTCAATTTGGTACGGGCCATCATTTTAGGAACCGTCGAACATTTAGTCATTCGACGGGTCCTTCTGGGAAAGCCGGAAAGTCTGGTCGAATTATCCGATTCCCTGACCGATCTGATCATCGGCGGCATCAAGATCCGAAGGGAAGAGAAAGTCTGGAATATTCAAATCCGTCAGGAACCGGAAGAGAATACCCCCCCCACAGAATTACCCTCCATGAAGAAACGAAAGCCTTTAGGGGACCCAAGCCATAAGTAA
- a CDS encoding SDR family oxidoreductase, with protein sequence MFDLSKFSLQGKIAIVTGGSRGIGKAIALGFAKAGAKVALTSRKINDLEANAAEIKAFGGEALPIQAHLGKKEEIDKMVGVVMDRFGRIDILVNNAGASPSMGSVLESDERLWDTIMNLNMKGLYFTSQAVARVMKEQGGGKIINIASVDGFMPEPGVSVYSISKAGVRMITKAFASELAPFNIRVNTIAPGPISTKMLNSHWFHLSPGEAKKEQEAMALMTPMRRIGDPDEIAGAAIYLASDASSYTTGTEIVVDGGILLSGALQPASSPKA encoded by the coding sequence ATGTTTGATCTTTCCAAGTTCTCTCTACAGGGTAAAATTGCTATTGTAACCGGGGGCAGCCGGGGCATAGGCAAGGCTATTGCTTTGGGGTTTGCCAAGGCCGGGGCAAAAGTGGCCCTGACCAGCCGAAAAATTAACGACCTGGAGGCCAATGCCGCTGAAATTAAGGCTTTTGGGGGGGAGGCCCTGCCTATTCAAGCCCATCTGGGCAAGAAGGAAGAGATAGACAAGATGGTCGGGGTGGTTATGGACCGCTTCGGAAGGATTGATATCCTGGTCAATAATGCCGGCGCCAGCCCGTCTATGGGAAGCGTCCTGGAGTCTGACGAGCGTCTTTGGGATACTATTATGAATCTGAACATGAAAGGCCTTTATTTTACCAGCCAGGCCGTAGCCCGGGTAATGAAGGAGCAAGGTGGTGGCAAAATCATCAATATCGCATCCGTCGACGGCTTTATGCCGGAACCCGGGGTAAGCGTCTATAGTATTTCCAAGGCCGGTGTCCGCATGATCACCAAAGCCTTTGCTTCAGAACTGGCGCCTTTTAATATACGGGTGAACACGATTGCTCCCGGACCGATCAGCACCAAGATGTTAAACTCCCACTGGTTTCACCTTTCACCGGGAGAGGCCAAAAAGGAGCAGGAGGCCATGGCTCTGATGACCCCCATGAGACGCATCGGGGATCCTGATGAGATAGCCGGAGCGGCGATTTATCTGGCTTCCGATGCCTCCAGTTATACGACCGGCACCGAGATCGTAGTGGACGGCGGGATCCTGCTTTCCGGGGCCTTACAGCCGGCTTCATCCCCGAAAGCTTAG